The Microbacterium limosum genome contains a region encoding:
- a CDS encoding DUF305 domain-containing protein, with protein MRKLRTIALTSSAVLAAALVLAGCAPQDGTMPGMDHGPGGMTETTEPAAEFNAADEMFVTMMIPHHQQAIDMADIVLAKTDVDPQVTELAQQIKDAQGPEIETMRGWLADWGVEEPMGGMDHGDGMMSENDMTALEDASGPEASRLFLEQMIVHHQGAIEMAEMALDAAQNPDVTALATQVIEDQTAEITTMRDLLATL; from the coding sequence ATGAGGAAACTGCGCACCATCGCATTGACCAGCTCCGCCGTGCTCGCGGCCGCTCTCGTCCTGGCCGGCTGCGCCCCGCAGGACGGCACCATGCCCGGCATGGACCACGGACCCGGCGGGATGACCGAGACCACCGAACCCGCGGCAGAGTTCAACGCCGCCGACGAGATGTTCGTCACGATGATGATCCCGCACCACCAGCAGGCCATCGACATGGCCGACATCGTCCTGGCAAAGACCGACGTCGACCCGCAGGTGACCGAGCTCGCTCAGCAGATCAAGGACGCCCAGGGACCCGAGATCGAGACCATGCGCGGCTGGCTCGCGGACTGGGGTGTCGAGGAGCCGATGGGCGGCATGGACCACGGCGACGGGATGATGTCCGAAAACGACATGACCGCCCTTGAGGACGCGTCCGGCCCGGAGGCGAGCCGCCTGTTCCTCGAGCAGATGATCGTGCACCACCAGGGCGCGATCGAGATGGCCGAGATGGCGCTGGATGCCGCTCAGAACCCGGACGTCACCGCCCTCGCCACCCAGGTGATCGAGGACCAGACCGCCGAGATCACCACCATGCGGGACCTGCTCGCCACCCTGTGA
- a CDS encoding metal-sensitive transcriptional regulator, whose translation MAHGYVDIKPALLARLSRAEGQVRGIARMIDEDVYCIDVLTQVSAATKALESVALALLEDHLAHCVAEATAEGGPVAEEKLREANAAIARLVRS comes from the coding sequence ATGGCACACGGGTATGTGGACATCAAGCCGGCCCTGCTGGCGCGGCTGAGCCGCGCGGAGGGTCAGGTGCGCGGGATCGCGCGGATGATCGATGAGGACGTGTATTGCATCGACGTGCTGACGCAGGTGTCGGCGGCGACGAAGGCGCTGGAGTCCGTGGCGCTGGCGCTGCTGGAAGACCATCTCGCGCATTGCGTCGCGGAGGCCACGGCCGAAGGAGGCCCGGTCGCGGAGGAGAAGCTCCGCGAGGCGAACGCCGCGATCGCCCGCCTGGTCCGCTCCTGA
- a CDS encoding AarF/ABC1/UbiB kinase family protein — protein MTANRSRYRQIGAVLRRHGLGVLAGVLGLGGWVPFHRGALGHARQEDPYTNPEHVRVALEELGPTFVKLGQILSTRHDLLPEAWVAEFTKLQDNVASAPWEGIRDVLRDELGADPEQVFARFDPVPLAAASIGQAYAATLHDGTEVVVKVRRPGVVAQVHEDLDILRNLADRAERRWDAVRQYDLPGLVEEFSRTLRGELDYLQEARNAERFAENFAASTQVRIPRVYANTTTSRVLTLERMSGVRIDDLEGLDAAGIDRTALARLGADLVLTMVFDHRFFHADPHPGNMFVQPDGALALIDFGMVGELTEQTTDNLAGIVLAFTRDDPDALTTALTELSRTTDIVDRAGLRQAITAFTARYRGRSLSEISLATMLQQLLGILQHHQLHLPQETALLFKVLMMAEGTAAGLDPDFQMLDALQPYAEHLTRAQLSLPALARRWARAGADTGALLTELPATLRRLRHLLEDGGFEVHLRAAELEPLVGRAERVGNRVVAGMIAAALIGGIGTLVGGNTKWRSREGVLIGAGTGTIGALGGYLLWTLRRRRPRPHR, from the coding sequence ATGACTGCGAACAGGAGCCGGTACCGGCAGATCGGGGCGGTGCTGCGCCGGCACGGGCTCGGTGTCCTGGCCGGGGTGCTGGGCCTGGGCGGCTGGGTGCCGTTCCACCGCGGCGCCCTCGGGCACGCCCGACAGGAGGACCCCTACACCAACCCCGAGCACGTGCGGGTCGCCCTCGAAGAGCTCGGGCCGACCTTCGTCAAGCTCGGCCAGATCCTCTCCACCCGCCACGACCTGCTCCCCGAGGCGTGGGTCGCCGAGTTCACCAAGCTGCAGGACAACGTCGCCTCGGCGCCGTGGGAGGGCATCCGGGATGTGCTCCGCGACGAGCTCGGCGCCGACCCGGAGCAGGTGTTCGCCCGGTTCGACCCGGTGCCGCTGGCGGCCGCGTCCATCGGGCAGGCGTACGCGGCGACCCTGCACGACGGCACCGAGGTCGTCGTGAAGGTGCGCCGGCCCGGGGTGGTCGCGCAGGTCCACGAGGACCTCGACATCCTCCGCAACCTCGCCGACCGCGCCGAACGGCGGTGGGACGCCGTCCGGCAGTACGACCTGCCCGGGCTGGTGGAGGAGTTCTCCCGCACGCTGCGCGGCGAGCTGGACTACCTCCAGGAAGCCCGCAACGCCGAACGATTCGCCGAGAACTTCGCCGCATCGACCCAGGTGCGCATCCCCCGCGTCTACGCGAACACCACGACCTCACGGGTGCTGACCCTGGAGCGGATGAGCGGGGTGCGCATCGACGACCTGGAGGGCCTGGACGCCGCCGGCATCGACCGGACGGCGCTCGCGCGGCTGGGCGCCGACCTCGTGCTCACGATGGTGTTCGACCACCGGTTCTTCCACGCCGACCCGCACCCCGGGAACATGTTCGTGCAGCCCGACGGCGCCCTCGCGCTGATCGACTTCGGGATGGTCGGCGAGCTCACCGAGCAGACCACCGACAACCTCGCCGGCATCGTGCTCGCCTTCACCCGCGACGACCCGGACGCCCTCACCACCGCCCTGACAGAGCTCTCCCGGACCACCGACATCGTCGACCGGGCTGGGCTCCGCCAGGCGATCACCGCGTTCACGGCCCGCTACCGGGGCCGTTCGCTGTCAGAGATCAGCCTCGCGACCATGCTCCAGCAGCTGCTCGGCATCCTGCAGCACCACCAGCTGCACCTCCCGCAGGAGACGGCGCTGCTGTTCAAAGTGCTCATGATGGCCGAAGGGACCGCCGCCGGCCTGGACCCGGACTTCCAGATGCTCGACGCCCTCCAGCCCTACGCCGAGCACCTCACCCGCGCCCAGCTGTCCCTCCCGGCCCTGGCCCGGCGATGGGCGCGCGCCGGAGCCGACACCGGGGCGCTGCTCACCGAACTGCCCGCCACCCTGCGCCGGCTCCGGCACCTCCTCGAAGACGGCGGGTTCGAGGTGCACCTGCGCGCGGCCGAGCTGGAACCCCTCGTCGGACGCGCCGAACGCGTCGGCAACCGTGTCGTCGCGGGAATGATCGCCGCCGCGCTGATCGGCGGGATCGGCACCCTCGTCGGCGGGAACACGAAATGGCGCTCCCGGGAGGGCGTCCTGATCGGCGCCGGGACCGGCACGATCGGCGCCCTCGGCGGCTACCTGCTGTGGACGCTGCGGCGGCGCCGGCCCCGGCCCCACCGCTGA
- a CDS encoding heavy-metal-associated domain-containing protein: MSGLESRDLGLTQSGGGCACCSGHASVKEEAASTSRTEVVAEYLVEGMTCGHCVSSVTEELSEISGVGAVDVELHAGGLSKVTVGSAAPLDADAVRQAVEDAGYRLAPVS; the protein is encoded by the coding sequence ATGTCTGGTCTTGAGTCTCGTGATCTGGGTCTGACGCAGTCCGGCGGCGGGTGCGCCTGTTGCTCCGGGCACGCCTCCGTCAAGGAGGAGGCGGCGTCCACGTCGCGGACGGAGGTGGTGGCGGAGTACCTCGTGGAGGGGATGACCTGCGGTCACTGCGTGTCGAGCGTCACGGAGGAGCTGTCCGAGATCTCCGGCGTGGGAGCGGTGGATGTGGAGCTGCACGCCGGTGGACTGTCGAAGGTCACCGTCGGCAGCGCCGCGCCGCTGGACGCGGACGCGGTGCGGCAGGCGGTGGAGGACGCCGGGTACCGGCTGGCGCCGGTCTCATGA
- a CDS encoding phosphoketolase family protein produces MTTAPAPTAWAHRTGPADPAALAGVDAWWRAANYLSIGQIYLLDNPLLRHRLTPDDIKPRLLGHWGTTPGLNFLYAHLNRAIRDRDLNTLYVTGPGHGGPGMVANAYLDGTYTERFPQIDRTEAGVRALFRQFSFPGGIPSHASPETPGSINEGGELGYSLVHAYGAAFDNPNLLVACVIGDGEAETGPLATAWHGNKFLNPAADGVVLPILHLNGYKIANPTVLSRIPEAELVALLRGYGHEPFVVTVGFDDESPQESHAKFAGVLDAVLDRIADIKAAAAAGTLHERPAWPAIVLRSPKGWTCPKVIDGLPVEGTWRAHQVPLAEVRDTPEHLRILEDWLASHRPHELFDVTGAPRAVTVAVAPEGDRRMSANPAGNGGQLTVPLRLPDFREHAQPVDPAERGAGTGEATRVLGEWLAGVIRDNPDNFRIFGPDETASNRLAPSVYSAAGKQWNAAVEPVDEHLAPTGRVMEVLSEHQCQGWLEGYVLTGRHGLFNCYEAFTHIVDSMFNQHAKWLEAARAVSWREPVPSFNYLLSSHVWRQDHNGFSHQDPGFIDVALNKSRDVVRVYLPFDANTLLSTYDHCLRSTGYINVVVAGKQPAPQWLTMDEAIEHCTRGLGILPWAGTETEGIEPDVVLAAAGDVPTLEVLAAAALLREHVPDLKVRVVNVVDLTRLQSEDQHPHGLPDREFDAIFTPDKPVIFAYHGYPWLIHRLTYKRAGHQNLHVHGFQERGTTTTPFDMVMLNDLDRYRLAIDVLDHVPGLGARHAGLRQELQDARLRARAHTREHGTDIPAVADWRWPHPDTDTPATDPVIGKEL; encoded by the coding sequence ATGACCACCGCACCAGCGCCCACCGCGTGGGCGCACCGCACCGGACCCGCCGACCCCGCCGCCCTGGCGGGGGTGGACGCGTGGTGGCGGGCGGCGAACTATCTGAGCATCGGGCAGATCTACCTGCTCGATAACCCGCTGCTGCGCCACCGCCTCACCCCCGACGACATCAAGCCGCGGTTGCTGGGCCATTGGGGCACCACCCCGGGCCTGAACTTCCTGTACGCACACCTGAACCGCGCGATCCGCGACCGGGACCTGAACACCCTGTACGTGACGGGGCCCGGGCACGGCGGCCCGGGGATGGTCGCGAACGCGTATCTGGACGGCACCTACACCGAGCGGTTCCCGCAGATCGACCGCACCGAGGCGGGGGTCAGGGCGTTGTTCCGGCAGTTCTCGTTCCCTGGCGGGATCCCCTCGCACGCGTCCCCGGAGACGCCCGGGTCGATCAACGAGGGCGGGGAGCTCGGCTACTCCCTGGTGCACGCATACGGCGCCGCGTTCGACAACCCGAACCTGCTGGTCGCCTGCGTGATCGGCGACGGTGAGGCCGAGACCGGGCCGCTGGCCACCGCGTGGCACGGCAACAAGTTCCTCAACCCCGCCGCAGACGGGGTGGTGCTGCCGATCCTGCACTTGAACGGCTACAAGATCGCGAACCCGACCGTGCTGTCCCGCATCCCCGAGGCCGAGCTGGTCGCGCTGCTGCGCGGCTACGGCCATGAGCCTTTTGTCGTGACGGTCGGCTTCGACGATGAATCTCCGCAGGAGTCCCACGCGAAGTTCGCGGGCGTGCTGGATGCGGTGCTGGACCGGATCGCCGACATCAAGGCCGCCGCCGCGGCCGGCACCCTGCACGAGCGTCCGGCGTGGCCGGCGATCGTGCTGCGCAGCCCGAAGGGGTGGACTTGCCCGAAGGTGATCGACGGCCTCCCGGTGGAGGGCACCTGGCGGGCGCACCAGGTGCCGCTCGCGGAGGTCCGCGACACCCCGGAGCATCTGCGGATCCTCGAGGACTGGCTGGCCTCCCACCGGCCCCACGAACTGTTCGACGTGACCGGCGCCCCGCGTGCCGTGACGGTCGCGGTGGCGCCGGAGGGGGATCGGCGCATGAGCGCGAACCCGGCCGGCAACGGCGGGCAGCTGACCGTCCCGCTGCGGCTGCCGGACTTCCGGGAGCACGCGCAGCCGGTCGACCCGGCGGAGCGGGGTGCGGGAACCGGGGAGGCGACGCGGGTGCTGGGTGAGTGGCTGGCGGGGGTGATCCGGGACAACCCGGACAACTTCCGCATCTTCGGGCCGGACGAGACCGCCTCCAACCGCCTCGCCCCATCCGTCTACTCGGCTGCGGGCAAGCAGTGGAACGCGGCCGTGGAACCGGTGGACGAGCACCTCGCCCCGACGGGGAGGGTGATGGAGGTGCTCAGCGAGCACCAGTGCCAGGGCTGGCTCGAAGGCTACGTGCTGACCGGCCGGCACGGCCTGTTCAACTGCTACGAGGCGTTCACGCACATCGTCGATTCGATGTTTAACCAGCATGCCAAATGGCTCGAAGCCGCCCGCGCCGTGTCGTGGCGGGAGCCGGTCCCGAGCTTCAACTACCTGTTGTCCAGTCACGTGTGGCGGCAGGATCACAACGGGTTCAGCCACCAGGATCCGGGGTTCATCGACGTCGCCTTGAACAAGAGCCGGGACGTCGTCCGGGTGTATCTCCCGTTCGATGCGAACACGCTGCTGTCCACCTACGACCACTGCCTGCGCTCGACCGGGTACATCAACGTGGTCGTCGCCGGCAAACAGCCCGCCCCGCAGTGGCTGACCATGGACGAGGCGATCGAGCACTGCACCCGCGGGCTCGGGATCCTGCCGTGGGCGGGCACCGAGACCGAAGGCATCGAGCCAGACGTCGTGCTCGCCGCCGCCGGCGACGTGCCCACCCTCGAGGTGCTCGCCGCGGCGGCGCTGCTGCGCGAGCACGTCCCGGACCTGAAGGTGCGGGTGGTGAACGTGGTCGATCTCACCCGGCTGCAGTCCGAGGACCAGCACCCGCACGGGCTGCCGGATCGGGAGTTCGACGCGATCTTCACCCCCGACAAGCCGGTCATCTTCGCTTACCACGGCTACCCGTGGCTGATCCACCGGCTCACCTACAAACGCGCCGGACACCAGAACCTGCACGTGCACGGCTTCCAGGAGCGCGGCACCACCACGACCCCGTTCGACATGGTCATGCTCAACGACCTCGACCGGTACCGGCTCGCCATCGACGTCCTCGACCACGTCCCCGGCCTGGGCGCCCGCCACGCCGGCCTGCGGCAGGAGCTGCAGGACGCGCGCCTGCGCGCCCGCGCCCACACCCGTGAGCACGGCACCGACATTCCCGCCGTCGCCGACTGGCGATGGCCCCACCCCGACACTGACACACCTGCCACCGACCCCGTCATCGGGAAGGAACTGTGA
- a CDS encoding type II glyceraldehyde-3-phosphate dehydrogenase, translating to MDRIRVGVNGYGVIGKRVADAVHAQPDMHLVGVADIVTDWRIRSAVPRLPVFAATPDAHTGLVDAGIRPAGTLDDLLAQSDVIVDTTPKHVAARNLPRYQAAGVKAIVQGGEAHDTTGHSFVAQANYATALGRDLTRVVSCNTTSIVRVLGALDDAGLLLRARGVLIRRATDPWESHLGGIMNTMVPEPVIPSHQGPDAKTVLPGLDVVTIAAKGAHTQTHNHYWTLQLTREASRDEVLDALRAAPRIAFIRMSDGLVALNSTVELMRDLGRPRGDMWEVAVWEDLVTVDGDEAYLTYQVCNEAIVVPETVDAIRALTGTVTDPAASIRLTDTTLGMRQDFLTPERS from the coding sequence ATGGACCGGATCAGAGTCGGCGTCAACGGGTACGGGGTGATCGGCAAGCGGGTCGCCGACGCCGTCCACGCCCAACCCGACATGCACCTGGTGGGCGTCGCGGACATCGTCACCGACTGGCGGATCCGATCCGCCGTCCCGCGGCTGCCCGTGTTCGCCGCGACACCCGACGCGCACACCGGCCTGGTGGACGCGGGCATCCGCCCCGCGGGCACCCTCGACGACCTCCTCGCGCAGAGCGACGTGATCGTCGACACGACACCCAAGCACGTCGCCGCCCGAAACCTGCCCCGCTACCAGGCGGCGGGAGTGAAGGCGATCGTGCAGGGCGGGGAAGCGCACGACACCACCGGGCACTCCTTCGTCGCCCAGGCCAACTACGCCACCGCGCTCGGCCGAGACCTGACCCGGGTGGTGTCCTGCAACACCACCAGCATCGTCCGCGTCCTCGGCGCGCTCGACGACGCCGGGCTGCTGCTGCGCGCCCGCGGGGTCCTCATCCGCCGCGCCACCGACCCGTGGGAATCGCACCTGGGCGGCATCATGAACACGATGGTCCCCGAACCGGTCATCCCCTCCCACCAGGGCCCCGACGCGAAGACCGTGCTCCCGGGCCTGGACGTGGTCACCATCGCCGCCAAAGGCGCGCACACCCAGACCCACAACCACTACTGGACCCTGCAGCTCACCCGCGAGGCATCCCGTGACGAGGTCCTCGACGCGCTGCGCGCCGCACCCCGGATCGCGTTCATCCGCATGTCCGACGGGCTGGTCGCCCTCAACTCCACGGTCGAGCTGATGCGCGACCTCGGCCGGCCCCGCGGGGACATGTGGGAGGTCGCGGTCTGGGAGGACCTCGTCACCGTCGACGGCGACGAGGCGTACCTCACCTACCAGGTGTGCAACGAGGCGATCGTCGTCCCCGAGACCGTCGACGCGATCCGCGCCCTCACCGGCACCGTCACCGACCCCGCCGCCTCCATCCGCCTCACCGACACGACCCTCGGCATGAGACAGGACTTCCTCACCCCGGAGCGGTCATGA
- a CDS encoding heavy metal translocating P-type ATPase → MSVRDVELDITGMTCASCATRIERKLNKLPGVEATVNFATEKARVRTDDTPDSELIATVQAAGYDAVVPAPPDGAADAAPSRDDELASLQHRLIVSAALSLPVAVLSMVPAWQFTNWQWLALMLAAPVAVWGAWPFHRAAAVNLRHGAVTMDTLISVGVLAAFGWSLYALFFGGAGMPGMRMSLQLFGTPQAGGHELYLEVAALVTVFILAGRYMEVRAKRQSGEALRALLELGAKDAAVLRDGTEQRVPVAQLVPGDLVVVRPGEKIPSDGLVREGSSAVDESMLTGESVPVEVSPGSRVVGATVNAGGRLLVEITRTGADTELARMGRLVEEAQTGKAQVQRLADRVSAIFVPVVIALAVAAFTVWMLVGAPAEVAFTAAVTTLIIACPCALGLATPTALLVGTGRGSQLGILIRGPQVLEQTRRIDTVVLDKTGTVTSGTMTVTTVHPVPGTDPEELVRVAAAVEDGSEHPIARAIVAAAPERPLLPASGFVAHPGAGVQAVVDGRAVVAGRAGWLADQWALSVPDDLAARIAADEDAGATVIVVAWDGAVRGAISIADTLKPHSAEAIVRLKKLGLTPVLLTGDNPGAAHAIARQAGIDDVRAGVTPAGKLDAIRALQEAGHVVAMVGDGVNDSAALAAADLGIAMGTGTDAAITASDLTIVSGDLLVVPDAIRLARRTLGTIKGNLFWAFAYNVAAIPVAMLALLNPVVAAAAMAFSSVFVVTNSLRLRRFRPLPGVPTPAPAHAERVPAAVS, encoded by the coding sequence ATGAGCGTGCGTGATGTCGAGCTCGACATCACGGGCATGACGTGCGCGTCGTGCGCGACCCGGATCGAGCGGAAGCTGAACAAGCTGCCCGGCGTGGAGGCGACCGTCAACTTCGCCACCGAGAAGGCGCGGGTTCGCACCGACGACACTCCCGACAGCGAGCTGATCGCGACCGTCCAGGCCGCCGGCTACGACGCCGTCGTGCCCGCCCCGCCCGACGGCGCGGCCGATGCGGCGCCGTCGCGGGATGACGAGCTGGCGTCGCTGCAGCACCGGCTGATCGTGTCGGCGGCGCTGAGCCTGCCGGTGGCGGTGCTGTCGATGGTGCCGGCGTGGCAGTTCACGAACTGGCAGTGGCTCGCGCTGATGCTCGCGGCGCCGGTCGCAGTGTGGGGGGCGTGGCCGTTCCACCGTGCCGCGGCGGTGAACCTCCGGCACGGCGCGGTCACGATGGACACGCTGATCAGCGTGGGCGTGCTGGCCGCGTTCGGCTGGTCGCTGTACGCGCTGTTCTTCGGCGGCGCGGGGATGCCGGGGATGCGGATGAGCCTGCAGCTGTTCGGCACCCCGCAGGCCGGCGGCCACGAGCTGTACCTGGAGGTCGCGGCGCTGGTGACGGTGTTCATTCTCGCCGGCCGGTACATGGAGGTCCGCGCGAAGCGGCAGTCCGGGGAGGCGCTGCGCGCGCTGCTCGAGCTGGGCGCGAAGGATGCCGCCGTGCTCCGCGACGGCACCGAGCAGCGGGTCCCGGTGGCCCAGCTGGTGCCGGGGGATCTCGTGGTGGTGCGGCCGGGGGAGAAGATCCCCTCCGACGGCCTGGTCCGGGAGGGCTCCTCCGCGGTGGACGAGTCGATGCTCACCGGCGAGTCCGTCCCGGTCGAGGTCTCGCCGGGCTCCCGGGTGGTGGGGGCGACGGTGAACGCCGGTGGCCGGCTGCTGGTGGAGATCACCCGCACCGGCGCCGACACGGAGCTGGCCCGGATGGGCCGGCTCGTGGAGGAGGCGCAGACCGGGAAGGCGCAGGTGCAGCGCCTCGCCGACCGGGTCTCCGCGATCTTCGTGCCCGTCGTCATCGCCCTGGCCGTGGCCGCGTTCACCGTGTGGATGCTGGTCGGCGCGCCCGCCGAGGTCGCGTTCACCGCCGCGGTGACGACCCTGATCATCGCCTGCCCCTGCGCGCTCGGGCTCGCGACGCCGACCGCGCTGCTGGTGGGCACCGGGCGGGGGTCGCAGCTGGGCATCCTGATCCGCGGACCGCAGGTGCTGGAGCAGACCCGCCGGATCGACACGGTCGTGCTGGACAAGACCGGCACCGTCACCTCCGGCACCATGACCGTCACCACCGTCCACCCCGTGCCAGGCACCGACCCGGAGGAGCTGGTCCGGGTGGCGGCGGCCGTCGAGGACGGCTCGGAGCATCCCATCGCCCGCGCGATCGTCGCCGCCGCACCCGAGCGGCCGCTGCTGCCCGCCTCGGGCTTCGTGGCTCACCCGGGCGCGGGGGTGCAGGCCGTCGTCGACGGGCGGGCGGTGGTCGCCGGGCGCGCCGGGTGGCTGGCCGACCAGTGGGCGCTGAGCGTCCCCGACGACCTCGCGGCACGGATCGCCGCGGACGAGGATGCGGGGGCGACGGTGATCGTGGTGGCGTGGGACGGGGCCGTGCGCGGCGCCATCAGCATCGCCGACACCCTCAAACCGCACAGCGCCGAGGCGATCGTCCGGCTCAAGAAGCTGGGCCTGACCCCGGTGCTGCTCACCGGCGACAACCCGGGAGCGGCCCACGCGATCGCCCGGCAGGCCGGCATCGACGACGTCCGCGCCGGGGTCACCCCCGCCGGCAAGCTCGACGCGATCCGGGCGCTGCAGGAGGCCGGGCACGTCGTCGCGATGGTCGGCGACGGGGTCAACGACTCCGCCGCGCTGGCCGCCGCCGACCTGGGCATCGCGATGGGAACCGGCACCGACGCGGCCATCACCGCCAGTGACCTGACGATCGTGTCCGGCGACCTGCTGGTGGTGCCCGACGCGATCCGGCTGGCCCGCCGCACCCTGGGCACGATCAAGGGGAACCTGTTCTGGGCGTTCGCGTACAACGTCGCTGCGATCCCGGTCGCGATGCTCGCCCTGCTCAACCCGGTCGTCGCGGCCGCGGCGATGGCGTTCAGCAGCGTGTTCGTGGTCACCAACAGCCTCCGGCTGCGCCGCTTCCGCCCCTTGCCCGGCGTCCCCACACCGGCACCCGCCCACGCCGAGCGCGTCCCCGCCGCCGTGTCCTGA
- a CDS encoding ATP-binding protein: MTGIQETRPAQTTRWHVVTGGPSSGKTTTVNLLRDRGYTTTIEHARHYIDLQRITGRSTEEIRARQGEFQRAVVEMQITQERSLDPGETVFLDRALPDSLAYYRFLGIDPAPALLDALAGARYATVFLLDLLPLAPDYARTEDPAAQRRIHDLLGQVYRELGFPVVTVPALAPDARVDLILQRALADRSAEGNVR; encoded by the coding sequence ATGACCGGCATCCAGGAGACGCGGCCCGCACAGACCACCCGTTGGCACGTGGTGACGGGCGGTCCCAGCTCGGGCAAGACCACCACGGTCAACCTGCTGCGCGACCGCGGATACACGACGACGATCGAGCACGCCCGCCACTACATCGACCTGCAGCGGATCACCGGACGCAGCACCGAGGAGATCCGGGCCCGGCAGGGCGAGTTCCAGCGCGCCGTCGTCGAGATGCAGATCACGCAGGAGCGCTCCCTCGACCCGGGCGAGACGGTGTTCCTGGACCGCGCCCTGCCGGACTCGCTCGCCTACTACCGGTTCCTCGGCATCGACCCCGCCCCGGCCCTGCTCGACGCGCTGGCCGGCGCCCGGTACGCGACGGTGTTCCTGCTGGACCTGCTGCCGCTGGCGCCCGACTACGCGCGGACCGAGGACCCCGCCGCGCAGCGGCGCATCCACGACCTGCTCGGGCAGGTATACCGGGAGCTGGGGTTCCCCGTCGTCACCGTCCCCGCGCTCGCCCCCGACGCGCGAGTCGACCTCATCCTGCAGCGTGCGCTTGCCGACCGGTCGGCGGAGGGGAACGTGCGCTGA
- a CDS encoding F510_1955 family glycosylhydrolase: protein MTIRLTTVAAATALTAAALLLAACTPAPPPGPVGDPDPLGHVHAIAPDGTGVLLGTHTGIYRIDEEGEATGPVGGYEFDAMGFTVTGGTWLASGHPGSSTPPELGAPNLGLIRSIDAGETWEPVAFTGTEDFHLITTDPTGTLYGIGSTMPSLRISIDAGATWTDGATLTGVAGLAASAEAVYAATEEGLQTSTDGGVTFVAVADAPLLYTVAAADQTLAGVDTDGTVWRLAPAATWEQVGTATGRVQAIAATGEGLVLLVDDRGIVRLGPAPDETTILRPATASTGERP, encoded by the coding sequence TTGACCATCCGCCTCACGACCGTCGCCGCAGCCACGGCGCTGACCGCCGCCGCGCTGCTGCTGGCCGCCTGCACCCCCGCCCCGCCACCGGGGCCGGTGGGTGACCCGGACCCGCTCGGGCACGTGCACGCGATCGCCCCGGACGGCACCGGGGTGCTGCTGGGCACGCACACCGGCATCTACCGGATCGACGAGGAGGGGGAGGCGACCGGTCCCGTGGGCGGATACGAGTTCGACGCGATGGGGTTCACCGTCACGGGTGGCACCTGGTTGGCGTCCGGGCATCCCGGCTCATCCACGCCGCCGGAGCTCGGTGCCCCGAACCTCGGTCTGATCCGCAGCATCGACGCGGGCGAGACCTGGGAGCCGGTCGCATTCACCGGGACCGAGGACTTCCACCTCATCACCACCGATCCCACAGGCACGCTGTACGGGATCGGATCCACCATGCCCTCTTTGCGGATCAGCATCGACGCCGGCGCCACGTGGACGGATGGGGCCACCCTCACCGGGGTCGCCGGGCTCGCCGCCAGTGCTGAGGCGGTGTACGCGGCGACCGAGGAGGGGCTGCAGACCAGCACCGACGGCGGCGTGACGTTCGTCGCGGTCGCCGACGCGCCGCTGCTGTACACCGTGGCCGCCGCGGACCAGACTCTGGCCGGGGTGGACACCGACGGGACCGTGTGGCGCCTGGCACCCGCCGCGACGTGGGAGCAGGTCGGCACCGCAACCGGGCGGGTGCAGGCGATCGCCGCGACCGGGGAGGGGCTGGTGCTGCTCGTCGACGACCGCGGCATCGTCCGCCTCGGCCCCGCCCCCGACGAGACCACGATCCTCCGCCCGGCCACCGCTTCGACAGGAGAACGACCATGA
- a CDS encoding DUF6153 family protein, which translates to MLAIRSMMHHHRLPVRALAAVALAAAVIGGLLAMHVLSSGTADPHTPAASTSVTAAVSDAAPAAQLHSTAPGAAHPGTAQAAPCDCAAPMGSMPAQDHSMLMMACVLALLVGLLLIAAPVLTGVLAVVARTADTGLRFARRGVARARAPSLLVLSISRT; encoded by the coding sequence ATGCTCGCCATCCGCTCGATGATGCACCACCACCGGCTCCCCGTGCGCGCCCTGGCCGCCGTCGCCCTCGCGGCCGCGGTGATCGGCGGCCTGCTGGCGATGCACGTGCTCAGCAGTGGCACCGCAGACCCCCACACGCCGGCGGCGTCCACCTCGGTCACGGCCGCCGTCTCCGACGCCGCCCCGGCAGCACAGCTGCACAGCACGGCTCCCGGCGCCGCTCATCCCGGCACCGCCCAAGCGGCGCCCTGTGATTGTGCCGCACCGATGGGGTCGATGCCGGCGCAGGATCATTCGATGCTGATGATGGCGTGCGTCCTCGCTCTCCTGGTCGGGCTACTGCTGATCGCCGCGCCTGTCCTCACCGGGGTGCTCGCCGTTGTTGCCCGCACCGCCGACACCGGGCTGCGGTTCGCCCGTCGCGGGGTGGCCCGCGCCCGCGCTCCGTCTCTTCTCGTCCTCTCGATCAGTCGCACCTGA